The following are encoded together in the Leuconostoc mesenteroides subsp. mesenteroides ATCC 8293 genome:
- a CDS encoding Fur family transcriptional regulator yields MTDEETQYKKGLDILQNSEFRVTKQRKDLLKYLSKFESQYVSVTDVDSFMQQLYPNVSHTTTYRNIKEFSELGIVEQRSENGQLNVKFQCDFVSPQHGHFFCQNCHRVIKIDSSLSPALKDSLKEFLVLNIKLELFGLCDRCQQNNKTA; encoded by the coding sequence ATGACAGATGAAGAGACACAATACAAAAAAGGGTTGGATATCTTACAGAACAGCGAATTTCGTGTAACGAAACAACGCAAAGATCTCCTGAAATACTTATCAAAATTTGAATCACAATACGTCTCAGTGACTGATGTTGATAGTTTTATGCAACAACTGTATCCTAATGTTAGCCATACAACAACTTATCGTAATATCAAAGAATTCTCTGAGCTGGGCATCGTTGAACAACGTTCTGAAAATGGTCAGCTGAATGTCAAATTTCAATGTGACTTTGTTTCGCCACAACATGGCCACTTTTTTTGCCAAAATTGTCATCGGGTGATAAAAATAGATTCAAGTTTGTCTCCTGCATTAAAAGACTCATTGAAAGAATTTTTAGTATTAAACATAAAATTAGAATTGTTTGGTTTGTGTGACCGGTGTCAGCAAAATAACAAGACAGCATGA
- a CDS encoding metal ABC transporter permease produces MFNYPFMQYAFIASFFISIICAVVGVFVVARKTSFYVHTLSEISFSGASFAIFAGISPIGGMLLFTILSSIFVSLAGNRLSQRESSISVFSAIFIGLGVLFLSLSNKQSSYATNILFGSIVGISQENLYELLVLIIVILLITLLMYRKLKYISFDTIGSDLNAKGTVWISLLFLILVACTVSVTAQIVGSLLIFSLLTVPASSAKYIVRSVHHMILLSFVFALFGTWMGLYLSYISNWPVSFFITIIEGAIYCLSLLYYKIDMLHR; encoded by the coding sequence ATGTTTAATTATCCGTTTATGCAGTATGCGTTCATAGCAAGCTTTTTTATATCAATTATTTGTGCAGTTGTTGGTGTTTTCGTTGTGGCACGTAAAACATCCTTTTATGTCCATACTTTATCTGAAATTAGTTTTTCAGGTGCAAGTTTTGCTATTTTTGCCGGAATATCACCCATTGGCGGCATGCTATTATTTACGATACTAAGTTCAATATTTGTTTCTCTCGCAGGTAACCGGTTGAGTCAACGGGAATCTTCTATTAGTGTTTTTTCAGCAATATTCATTGGATTAGGCGTTTTATTTTTGTCGCTGTCGAATAAGCAGTCTAGTTATGCTACTAACATTTTATTTGGTAGTATTGTTGGTATTAGCCAAGAAAATCTATATGAGCTATTAGTTTTAATTATCGTTATTTTACTAATCACGCTATTAATGTATCGAAAGCTCAAGTATATATCTTTTGATACAATCGGTTCTGATTTGAATGCTAAAGGCACCGTCTGGATTTCTTTACTATTCTTAATACTAGTGGCATGCACTGTCAGTGTGACCGCGCAAATTGTTGGATCATTATTGATATTTTCTTTGTTAACGGTTCCTGCATCCTCTGCCAAATACATTGTTAGGTCTGTCCATCATATGATATTGCTTTCGTTTGTGTTTGCATTGTTTGGCACCTGGATGGGATTGTATTTGAGCTATATTAGTAATTGGCCTGTCAGCTTCTTTATCACTATTATTGAGGGTGCTATTTATTGCTTATCATTGCTATATTATAAAATAGACATGTTACATCGTTAA
- a CDS encoding dihydrolipoyl dehydrogenase family protein, which translates to MTQQYDYDVLYLGSGHGTFDGAVPLAQSGVKVGIIEKDLIGGTCPNYGCNAKITLDAPVTLLRESERFSGVVAGNLKINWKESVAHKQEVIDELPGMIGGLIKSSGIDIIQGSGVFQDNHTILVDGQPKTADKIVISTGLRPHRLDIPGSELAHDSREFMDLTELPDKIVIIGSGYISMEFVTIANAAGSDVTVLMHGDKALKEFYQPYVNKVIDDLKERGVKFVKNAKVSSFEKSGDQVIVNYGDDQSLSVGWVLDATGRIPNTDNLGLSEIGVNYNEKGVIVNEYLQTNVDNIYASGDVIDKTQPKLTPTAIFESTYLFKRFSGQSREPITYPVIPSVVFTSPRIAKVGVAVEEAKENNYQIEENNLVGDWYRKVNKETISENTLIFDDEHRLLGATEVSEQAENVINTLLPAVEFKFNKEEIARLIHLFPSISASTWDLL; encoded by the coding sequence ATGACACAGCAATACGATTATGATGTTTTATATTTGGGTAGTGGGCATGGTACGTTTGATGGTGCAGTTCCACTTGCTCAATCAGGGGTCAAAGTCGGTATTATCGAAAAAGATTTGATTGGTGGTACATGTCCAAACTATGGTTGTAATGCTAAAATTACACTCGATGCTCCAGTTACTTTACTTCGTGAATCAGAGCGTTTCTCGGGCGTCGTTGCGGGTAACTTGAAAATCAACTGGAAAGAAAGTGTTGCGCACAAGCAAGAAGTAATTGACGAGTTGCCAGGAATGATTGGTGGACTTATCAAGAGTTCAGGCATTGATATTATTCAAGGATCAGGTGTTTTTCAAGATAATCACACTATTCTAGTAGATGGTCAGCCAAAAACAGCTGATAAAATTGTCATTTCAACTGGCTTACGTCCACATAGGCTTGATATTCCTGGTAGTGAGTTGGCCCATGATAGCCGTGAGTTTATGGATTTAACTGAATTACCCGACAAGATTGTTATTATAGGATCTGGCTACATTAGCATGGAGTTTGTAACAATTGCCAATGCTGCTGGTTCTGACGTTACAGTGCTGATGCACGGGGACAAAGCGCTTAAAGAATTTTATCAGCCATATGTCAACAAAGTAATTGATGACCTTAAGGAACGTGGGGTAAAGTTTGTTAAAAATGCTAAGGTTTCAAGTTTTGAAAAATCAGGTGATCAAGTTATCGTGAATTATGGTGATGATCAGTCATTATCAGTTGGATGGGTGTTAGATGCGACTGGTCGCATCCCAAATACCGACAACTTAGGGTTATCAGAGATTGGCGTGAACTACAATGAAAAAGGTGTGATCGTTAACGAGTATTTGCAAACTAATGTTGATAACATATACGCATCAGGTGATGTTATTGATAAAACACAGCCTAAATTGACGCCAACAGCAATTTTTGAATCAACTTATTTGTTTAAGCGTTTTTCTGGGCAAAGCAGAGAACCTATCACATATCCTGTGATTCCATCAGTTGTATTTACATCTCCTAGAATTGCTAAAGTTGGAGTAGCTGTTGAAGAGGCAAAAGAGAACAATTATCAAATTGAAGAGAATAATTTGGTTGGTGATTGGTATCGTAAGGTGAACAAGGAAACAATTAGTGAGAACACCTTAATTTTTGATGATGAACATCGATTGCTTGGTGCAACAGAAGTCAGTGAACAAGCAGAAAATGTTATCAACACATTGCTACCAGCCGTTGAATTTAAGTTTAACAAAGAAGAAATTGCTCGGTTAATTCACTTGTTCCCTTCAATCAGCGCCTCTACTTGGGATTTGTTATAA
- a CDS encoding metal ABC transporter solute-binding protein produces MKQKYFFGSLIGVILTLFIFVTGNSTVRADTKNIQVVSSVDFYGEAAQKVLGQYGTVKSVITNPNVDPHDYEPSAKIATEVSKADLVVYNGIGYDSWMTKLAKNANVKSVRVGEDILGKKNGDNPHLWYQSQTMPKLANYLADKFSKIDPKHKAAFKANAKKYIASLEPIQTKIKSLKKNSDNKLVDVSEPVFDYALEELGYSENNTHFSKSVEDGTDPSPKDIKAMQDDIKNKKISFFVQNTQATDKTVGQLEKLAKKHDVPVLNVTETMPKGKNYKQWMLSQYKQLEKIQKSEQ; encoded by the coding sequence ATGAAACAAAAGTATTTTTTTGGCAGTTTGATTGGCGTTATTTTAACGCTCTTCATATTTGTTACTGGTAACAGCACAGTGAGAGCTGATACAAAAAATATCCAGGTAGTTTCCTCAGTTGATTTTTATGGGGAAGCAGCTCAAAAAGTGTTGGGTCAGTATGGTACGGTTAAATCGGTCATTACGAACCCTAATGTTGATCCACATGATTATGAACCAAGTGCCAAAATTGCTACAGAAGTTTCCAAGGCTGATTTAGTTGTATACAATGGCATTGGTTATGATTCTTGGATGACTAAGCTAGCAAAAAATGCAAATGTTAAATCTGTTCGAGTTGGTGAAGATATTTTAGGAAAGAAAAACGGCGATAATCCTCACTTATGGTATCAAAGCCAAACCATGCCTAAACTCGCAAACTACTTGGCTGACAAGTTTTCAAAAATAGATCCTAAACATAAGGCTGCTTTTAAAGCAAACGCTAAAAAATACATCGCAAGCTTGGAACCTATTCAAACAAAAATAAAATCACTAAAAAAGAATTCAGATAATAAGTTAGTTGATGTAAGTGAACCGGTATTTGATTACGCTTTGGAAGAACTTGGATATTCTGAAAATAATACACATTTTTCTAAGTCTGTTGAAGATGGTACAGACCCATCACCAAAAGATATCAAGGCAATGCAAGATGATATTAAAAATAAAAAAATCAGCTTCTTTGTTCAAAATACGCAAGCAACCGACAAAACAGTTGGACAATTAGAAAAGTTAGCAAAGAAGCATGATGTACCAGTATTAAATGTTACTGAAACGATGCCTAAGGGTAAAAACTACAAACAATGGATGTTAAGTCAGTATAAGCAGTTAGAAAAAATCCAAAAATCAGAACAGTAG
- a CDS encoding ATP-binding cassette domain-containing protein produces the protein MIEKILEVKQLDVEVPGSLLIQQLSFSTYSGALLCITGDNGVGKTTLINYLLKAARDKNSYQSEIYLHIKFDDIQLVPQFRDIDAEYPLSVKDFVALNLTHPLTPWLTLSEKKHLEKIISVTNLNEIKNRALGRVSGGEKQRAYLAQALMANPKMLILDESTSNLDYESRIDLLKLVKKVIAQEQLAVIFITHDPELVSLFGDYELHISNHHGEMNELPSSAERGTHV, from the coding sequence ATGATTGAGAAAATTTTAGAAGTTAAACAGTTGGATGTTGAAGTGCCAGGAAGTCTATTAATTCAGCAACTTTCTTTTTCAACCTACTCAGGGGCATTATTATGCATCACCGGCGATAACGGGGTTGGCAAAACAACCCTAATTAATTATTTACTAAAGGCAGCAAGAGACAAAAATAGTTATCAATCAGAAATTTATTTGCACATTAAATTTGATGACATTCAATTAGTACCACAATTTAGAGATATTGATGCAGAGTATCCGCTTAGTGTAAAGGATTTTGTAGCGTTGAATTTGACGCATCCTCTTACGCCTTGGCTAACTCTTTCAGAAAAGAAGCACTTAGAAAAAATTATTTCTGTAACTAATTTAAACGAGATTAAGAATCGTGCTTTAGGTCGTGTTTCAGGTGGCGAAAAGCAGCGTGCCTACTTAGCACAAGCATTAATGGCAAATCCCAAGATGTTGATTTTAGATGAGAGTACCTCTAATTTGGATTATGAGTCACGGATTGATCTTTTGAAACTAGTTAAAAAAGTTATTGCACAAGAACAGTTAGCTGTTATTTTCATTACACATGATCCGGAGCTGGTTAGTTTGTTTGGTGATTATGAACTGCACATTAGTAATCACCACGGTGAAATGAACGAATTGCCTTCTTCTGCAGAAAGGGGTACGCATGTTTAA
- a CDS encoding cryptochrome/photolyase family protein — MVSVMWFRRDLRLEDNIALFNALRHSNEILCVFHINPEQVTEKSTVNQSAFFASVLYFKNKLKKQGINLNIMYGDINDCFASLKQKLPDWHDIFFNFDERGFGRNRDQKSVAFFEDKLKVKAHPYIDYNLHGATEVKKDSGAGYKVFTPYFKRWIRQEKPAPVSYVIDKRIKSARLLFPENEQLLETFIDDRFSFIKKDLGSETAKKVLNRFINESLDQYDEERDFPANDSTSHLSRYLRTGEISIRTVWRAIDQSPDSDGKSTFMKELCWRDFYNMIYVMYPNQNVESVNKDFRHVDWINNEQQFEAWRTGQTGFPIVDAAMRQLNATGWMHNRLRMIVASFLTKDLLIDWRWGEAYFHNKLLDYDAASNIGGWQWAASTGTDSVPYFRIFNPTLQSKKFDSNGLFIKKYVPELKNVDNKMIHEPGKLSESEQTRFNVRIGQNYPFPIVDHSYARKRAISIYESSKDVN; from the coding sequence ATGGTATCTGTTATGTGGTTTCGCAGAGATCTTAGATTAGAGGATAATATTGCATTATTTAATGCATTGCGACATAGTAATGAAATTTTGTGTGTGTTTCATATCAATCCGGAACAAGTGACAGAAAAGAGTACTGTCAATCAGAGTGCTTTTTTTGCGAGTGTCTTGTATTTTAAAAACAAACTCAAAAAACAAGGTATTAATTTAAACATAATGTATGGTGATATTAATGACTGTTTTGCTTCTTTAAAACAGAAGTTGCCAGATTGGCATGACATCTTTTTTAATTTTGATGAAAGAGGTTTTGGGAGAAATAGGGATCAAAAAAGTGTAGCTTTTTTTGAGGATAAGTTAAAGGTTAAAGCACATCCTTATATTGATTATAATCTACACGGTGCCACCGAAGTAAAAAAGGATTCAGGGGCAGGGTACAAAGTATTTACCCCTTACTTTAAAAGGTGGATACGCCAAGAAAAGCCAGCACCAGTAAGCTATGTGATTGATAAACGAATCAAAAGCGCCCGATTACTTTTTCCAGAAAATGAGCAGCTACTAGAAACATTTATTGATGATCGTTTTTCTTTTATAAAAAAAGATTTAGGTAGTGAGACGGCCAAAAAGGTGCTCAATCGATTCATTAATGAAAGTTTAGATCAGTATGATGAGGAAAGAGACTTTCCGGCAAACGACAGCACAAGCCATTTGTCGCGATATTTGCGGACTGGAGAAATATCAATTCGAACAGTTTGGCGAGCAATTGATCAGTCTCCTGATAGTGATGGCAAAAGCACGTTTATGAAAGAGCTTTGCTGGCGTGACTTCTACAACATGATTTATGTGATGTACCCGAACCAAAATGTTGAATCGGTTAATAAGGATTTTCGACATGTTGATTGGATAAACAATGAACAGCAATTTGAAGCCTGGCGGACAGGCCAAACTGGTTTTCCGATTGTAGACGCTGCTATGAGGCAATTAAATGCGACTGGATGGATGCATAATCGTTTAAGAATGATTGTCGCTTCATTTTTGACTAAAGATTTACTCATTGATTGGCGGTGGGGAGAGGCTTACTTTCACAATAAATTGCTAGATTATGATGCGGCAAGTAATATTGGCGGTTGGCAGTGGGCTGCTTCTACGGGAACAGATAGTGTTCCTTATTTTCGAATATTTAATCCTACTTTACAATCAAAAAAATTTGATTCAAATGGATTATTCATTAAAAAATATGTGCCAGAACTAAAGAATGTGGACAACAAAATGATTCATGAACCAGGAAAACTCTCGGAATCAGAACAGACACGATTTAATGTTAGAATAGGTCAGAACTATCCCTTTCCGATTGTGGATCATTCTTACGCAAGGAAACGCGCAATTAGCATTTATGAGAGCAGTAAAGATGTTAATTAA
- the add gene encoding adenosine deaminase has translation MTTVITNEFTKKLPKCELHVHIEGTIEPELKLKLAQRNHIALTETTVEDIQKSYQFNDLASFLAVYYPGMSVLITEEDFYDLAFDYLRRAADNNVRHVEIFFDPQAHTTRGIAFKTIITGLHRAIVDARALNVDAALIMCFLRDLPKESARQTLLEALPYKDKFIGVGLDSDEHNNPPLKFARQFEDAAAHGLHLTTHCDIDQKDSIDHIRQALEIMEVERLDHGTNIVEDPDLVNFVIKKGIGLTSCPLSNSFVTPDMKGKELIDLLNQGVKISIHSDDPAYFGGYISDNYYKMATDFNLSKEQLIQLARNSFESAWISTDQKELYLKELEQYAAKN, from the coding sequence ATGACAACTGTGATTACGAATGAATTCACAAAAAAACTACCAAAATGCGAGTTACATGTGCATATTGAAGGAACCATTGAACCAGAGCTAAAGCTTAAGTTAGCGCAACGCAATCATATTGCGCTAACTGAAACAACCGTCGAAGACATACAAAAATCTTATCAATTTAACGATCTAGCGTCCTTTTTAGCTGTCTACTATCCAGGAATGTCAGTTTTAATAACTGAAGAAGATTTTTATGATTTAGCTTTTGACTATTTACGAAGAGCTGCTGACAATAATGTTCGTCATGTCGAAATTTTCTTTGATCCTCAAGCTCATACGACGCGAGGTATTGCCTTTAAAACAATCATTACTGGCCTCCATAGAGCCATTGTAGATGCACGCGCTTTAAATGTTGATGCTGCACTTATTATGTGTTTCTTGCGTGATTTACCGAAAGAGTCAGCTCGGCAAACGCTTCTAGAAGCGCTTCCTTACAAAGATAAATTTATTGGTGTAGGACTTGATTCTGATGAACATAATAATCCGCCTTTAAAGTTTGCTCGTCAGTTTGAAGATGCCGCAGCCCACGGCCTGCATTTAACAACTCATTGTGATATTGATCAGAAGGATTCCATTGACCATATCCGCCAAGCACTCGAAATCATGGAAGTCGAGCGACTCGACCACGGTACCAACATCGTCGAAGACCCAGACTTAGTCAACTTCGTTATTAAAAAAGGAATCGGTTTGACATCTTGCCCCCTCTCTAATTCTTTTGTTACGCCAGACATGAAGGGTAAAGAATTGATTGACTTGTTAAACCAAGGTGTTAAAATTTCCATTCATTCTGATGATCCAGCCTATTTTGGTGGATATATCAGTGACAATTACTATAAAATGGCTACTGATTTCAATCTAAGTAAGGAGCAACTAATTCAGTTAGCTCGCAATTCTTTTGAATCAGCTTGGATCAGTACCGACCAGAAAGAATTATATTTAAAAGAGTTAGAACAATATGCCGCCAAAAACTAA
- a CDS encoding ABC transporter permease: MFLALREIRHEKLRYSLIVTLILFISYLVFILNGLATGLSDLNKSAITQWQASKILLDKDAEGRLTQSFLNSDDQKKVSGQGTAISQYSTLVKNSHADKTNAQILAIKSDGFIYKNIKIISGHRFTGNNTATVSDELKKSGFEIGDEITIANSDAKLKIVGFTSNASLNVAPVIYTSFQTLKTINQAPVNALVFNKKITGDAHFKNSKLYTINSFIEKLPGYQAQQLTFKFMIGFLFVIVLIVISIFLYILTIQKLPNFGVMKAQGISTKYLVLNTLTQTFLMAVVGIGLAIIFTIITSYVLPSEVPIAISTTQVVATSFGILIMSLLGSLLPIRQIIKVDPFEMIGG; this comes from the coding sequence ATGTTTTTGGCATTAAGAGAAATCAGACATGAGAAATTACGTTATAGTTTAATTGTTACGTTAATACTTTTTATTAGCTATTTAGTTTTTATTCTAAATGGTCTTGCTACAGGCTTGTCTGATTTAAACAAGTCGGCAATTACGCAATGGCAGGCATCCAAGATACTATTAGACAAAGATGCTGAAGGACGGTTGACACAGTCATTTCTGAATAGTGATGATCAAAAGAAGGTTAGTGGGCAAGGAACTGCAATTAGCCAGTACAGCACACTAGTTAAGAACAGCCATGCTGATAAAACTAACGCACAAATTTTGGCAATTAAAAGCGATGGCTTTATCTATAAAAACATAAAAATTATATCTGGGCATCGTTTTACTGGAAATAATACGGCGACCGTATCTGATGAATTAAAAAAATCAGGGTTTGAAATCGGGGATGAGATTACCATAGCTAACAGTGACGCGAAGTTGAAAATTGTTGGCTTTACTTCGAATGCATCCCTGAACGTGGCTCCGGTTATTTATACGTCTTTTCAAACTTTAAAGACAATTAACCAGGCTCCCGTCAACGCGTTAGTGTTTAATAAAAAGATCACAGGCGACGCTCACTTTAAGAATAGCAAGTTGTACACGATAAATAGTTTTATTGAAAAGTTACCGGGTTATCAAGCCCAGCAGTTAACCTTTAAATTTATGATTGGTTTTCTTTTTGTGATTGTTTTGATTGTTATTTCAATCTTCTTATACATCTTGACAATTCAAAAATTACCTAATTTTGGTGTTATGAAAGCGCAAGGTATTTCTACTAAATATCTGGTATTAAACACCCTCACACAAACATTTTTGATGGCAGTGGTGGGTATCGGGCTGGCAATTATTTTTACAATTATAACTTCTTACGTTCTCCCTAGCGAGGTGCCAATAGCCATTTCAACCACGCAAGTGGTTGCCACAAGTTTTGGTATTTTGATTATGTCGTTACTTGGTTCCTTATTACCAATCAGGCAAATCATTAAAGTAGATCCATTTGAAATGATTGGAGGTTAA
- the kdsA gene encoding 3-deoxy-8-phosphooctulonate synthase, translating to MTKISEVFQEYNFSDDKLTLLAGPCAIESYETCAEVAEKLKEITDELGINFVFKSSFDKANRSSLDSDRGAGMAHGLEILKKIKETYNVPIVTDVHESYQCEPVAKVADVLQIPAYLSRQTDLLIAAGKTGRVVNIKKAQFMAPEDIQSAVHKVEETNKHILVTERGSMFGYHQLVVDMTSLIQMRETNFPIIYDATHSIQIPSGYGNHSGGNRDYAFPLMRAALTIGVAGIFAEVHPNPPKAISDQDSQLYLSKIRPILEVANDLFHQNLKMKAVYDHEGLL from the coding sequence ATGACAAAAATTAGTGAAGTTTTCCAAGAGTACAATTTTTCGGATGATAAGCTAACGCTGTTAGCTGGTCCATGCGCAATTGAATCATATGAGACATGTGCTGAGGTTGCCGAAAAGTTAAAAGAAATTACTGACGAATTGGGCATCAACTTTGTTTTCAAATCATCTTTCGATAAGGCCAATCGTAGTTCACTTGATTCCGATCGTGGTGCGGGAATGGCTCATGGCCTTGAAATTTTGAAAAAGATAAAAGAGACTTATAATGTCCCTATCGTTACTGATGTTCACGAATCTTACCAATGTGAACCAGTTGCAAAGGTCGCTGATGTATTACAGATTCCTGCCTATCTAAGTCGACAAACTGACCTCTTAATTGCCGCTGGCAAAACTGGTCGTGTCGTCAATATTAAAAAAGCTCAATTCATGGCACCAGAAGATATTCAAAGTGCTGTGCATAAGGTCGAAGAAACCAACAAACATATTTTAGTTACTGAGCGTGGTAGTATGTTTGGTTATCATCAGCTCGTAGTTGATATGACCAGTCTTATTCAAATGCGTGAGACTAATTTTCCTATCATCTACGATGCTACTCACTCTATCCAAATACCTAGTGGTTATGGTAACCATTCGGGTGGTAATAGAGATTATGCATTCCCATTGATGCGCGCAGCCTTAACGATTGGTGTCGCTGGTATCTTTGCGGAAGTACACCCCAACCCACCAAAGGCTATTTCTGATCAGGATAGTCAATTATACCTTTCTAAAATACGTCCAATCTTAGAGGTAGCTAACGACCTCTTCCATCAAAATCTCAAGATGAAGGCGGTTTATGATCATGAAGGTTTATTATGA